One window of Pseudacidobacterium ailaaui genomic DNA carries:
- the hypE gene encoding hydrogenase expression/formation protein HypE produces the protein MNPLICPVPIFDTETILLGHGSGGKLSADLFRSTVLPAFANPILSKMDDQALLEIGGARLAFSTDSYVVKPLFFRGGNIGSLAVHGTVNDLAVGGATPLFLSAAFILEEGFPIENLRKIIASMKEAARESGVQIVTGDTKVVEKGSCDGMFINTAGIGIVQTGLCLSADQARSGDAVLLSGPVGDHGIAILAEREGLSFESEIVSDTAPLHLLIADLLATGAKIRCMRDPTRGGVASALNEIAQASNVGIQLEEAAIPVRPEVRGACELLGLDPLYIANEGKLLIVSAPEDAATLLATMAGHPLGQGASIVGKVTSANPGLLTMRTALGAVRIVDMLANDPLPRIC, from the coding sequence ATGAATCCGCTCATCTGTCCTGTTCCCATCTTCGACACAGAGACCATCTTGCTTGGTCACGGCAGCGGCGGCAAACTTTCGGCCGACCTCTTTCGCAGCACGGTCCTTCCGGCCTTCGCCAATCCTATTCTCAGCAAAATGGATGACCAGGCATTGTTGGAGATTGGAGGCGCGAGGCTTGCTTTCTCAACAGACTCCTACGTTGTGAAGCCGCTCTTCTTCCGTGGTGGAAACATAGGCTCTCTCGCGGTGCATGGAACGGTAAACGATCTCGCAGTGGGCGGGGCTACGCCGCTTTTCCTGAGCGCCGCGTTCATCCTCGAAGAAGGGTTTCCCATAGAGAATTTGCGGAAAATCATCGCTTCAATGAAAGAAGCCGCCCGAGAATCCGGCGTGCAGATTGTTACGGGTGATACGAAGGTTGTCGAGAAAGGAAGCTGCGATGGGATGTTTATCAATACGGCTGGGATTGGGATTGTGCAAACCGGCTTATGTCTGTCGGCAGATCAGGCCAGATCCGGTGATGCCGTTCTGCTCAGCGGTCCGGTCGGTGATCACGGTATCGCTATTCTTGCGGAACGCGAAGGGCTTTCCTTTGAATCCGAAATTGTCAGCGATACGGCCCCTTTGCATCTTCTGATCGCCGACTTGCTGGCAACGGGAGCCAAAATACGTTGCATGAGGGACCCTACGCGCGGAGGAGTGGCGAGCGCCCTGAACGAAATCGCCCAGGCGTCCAATGTGGGCATTCAGCTTGAGGAGGCCGCGATTCCTGTGCGCCCGGAAGTGCGCGGAGCCTGTGAGCTTCTCGGACTCGATCCGCTCTACATCGCGAATGAAGGGAAGTTGCTTATCGTCAGCGCTCCCGAAGATGCTGCAACCCTGCTGGCTACCATGGCGGGCCATCCGCTGGGACAGGGTGCAAGCATCGTGGGCAAAGTTACAAGCGCAAACCCAGGGTTGCTCACCATGCGGACTGCACTGGGAGCCGTCCGGATAGTGGACATGCTCGCGAATGATCCTCTGCCGAGGATTTGCTGA
- a CDS encoding hydrogenase maturation protease codes for MSGAETIKIRVLGLGNLMRTDDAVGMLTLRKLAEHVRFPSGIETIEGGTLGLDLVHALYGVSHLLVLDAVDTGAVPGTLTRFAGQELMHLPTSKSVHLLGLSDLINVLRLMDAPSMEVVLLGSQPESSDWGTALTPAVEASQKGLIEAALRQIEEWVRDPTGLSFHPFPDLVVRQRRYGACVSQSPEK; via the coding sequence ATGAGTGGAGCCGAAACCATCAAGATCCGCGTCCTCGGGCTGGGTAACCTGATGCGCACCGACGATGCAGTCGGGATGCTCACCTTGCGGAAACTGGCAGAGCATGTCCGATTTCCTTCGGGGATTGAGACGATCGAAGGTGGAACCCTCGGACTTGATCTCGTGCATGCGCTCTATGGCGTCTCGCACTTGTTGGTGTTGGACGCGGTGGATACCGGAGCAGTCCCGGGCACATTGACTCGTTTTGCGGGCCAGGAACTCATGCATCTTCCAACGTCGAAGAGCGTTCATCTGCTTGGACTTTCCGACCTGATCAACGTGCTGCGACTGATGGACGCGCCAAGCATGGAGGTTGTTCTGCTCGGCAGCCAGCCGGAATCGTCGGATTGGGGGACGGCCCTCACTCCCGCTGTCGAAGCGTCGCAGAAAGGACTGATCGAAGCTGCGCTGCGGCAGATCGAAGAATGGGTGCGCGATCCCACAGGCCTGAGCTTCCATCCCTTTCCAGATCTGGTCGTTCGACAAAGGAGATATGGCGCATGTGTCTCGCAATCCCCGGAAAAGTGA
- the hypF gene encoding carbamoyltransferase HypF, with the protein MQSRRRIVVSGIVQGVGFRPHVYRVAHRYGLSGYVRNTASGAAIEVQGPDAALGQFLEDLKSEAPPLARIAALSVEEVPCQPDATFEILRSASGEPTDALIAPDIATCSDCLHELLDPADRRYGYPFINCTNCGPRFTILRRIPYDRSNTSMASFPMCRACEQEYGDPLSRRFHAQPNSCWECGPRLTLLDREGDLVIGDPVGQLIEFLRAGSVVAVKGLGGFHLSVDATNPTAVEELRRRKRRFEKPFAVMVADTRQAEEFCFVGEQEREILESPEHPIVILRARQGSRLPVAIAPGNPHLGIFLPYTPVQHLLFSGGNFTALVMTSANLSEEPLCIDNDEAVERLRGIADFFLVHNRDILLRCDDSVVRTAAGSMQILRRSRGFVPVPLILERECSSVLAVGGELKNSICLIKGKRAFLGQHIGDLENLAAYKFFEESITHLEGILGLEPTVIAHDLHPGYLSTQWALGQKDVPTVAVQHHHAHAASCMAENHLSAPVIAVVLDGTGYGSDGAAWGGEVMIADFGGFRRVAHLEYTAMPGGVQAIREPWRMAVAYLSHAGEGCLAEGLRHLKAIPSSQVEIVRHMAEQRVRSPLTSSCGRLFDAVAALIGLRTTVSFEAQAAIELEFCWKDGTGDDEYHLPVKRGECLEIETGPLFEQIVDDLKRNISPEVISRRFHQGLVSSLANLVQAISQESGIKTVCLSGGCFLNEHLANGLVRSLKSNGFLVYTQSQVPCGDGGLSLGQAVIAAHSENRGNHP; encoded by the coding sequence ATGCAGTCGCGAAGACGTATTGTGGTTTCCGGAATCGTGCAAGGCGTCGGGTTCCGGCCCCATGTCTATCGCGTGGCCCATCGATACGGGCTCAGCGGATACGTGAGGAACACCGCTTCCGGTGCAGCCATTGAAGTCCAGGGTCCGGATGCCGCGCTTGGTCAGTTCCTTGAGGACCTAAAATCGGAAGCACCCCCTTTGGCCAGAATCGCCGCGCTTTCCGTAGAAGAAGTGCCATGCCAGCCAGACGCGACATTTGAGATCCTGCGCAGCGCGTCCGGAGAACCTACTGACGCGCTGATCGCACCTGATATTGCTACGTGCTCCGACTGCCTGCACGAACTGCTCGATCCAGCCGATCGCCGCTACGGTTATCCATTCATCAATTGCACTAACTGCGGACCCCGATTCACGATCTTGCGGCGCATTCCCTATGACCGGTCCAACACGTCGATGGCGTCATTTCCGATGTGCCGCGCCTGCGAGCAGGAGTATGGCGATCCGCTAAGCCGGCGGTTCCATGCTCAACCGAATTCCTGCTGGGAATGTGGACCCCGGCTCACGCTGCTGGATCGGGAGGGGGATCTGGTGATCGGAGATCCGGTCGGTCAACTGATCGAATTTCTGAGGGCGGGTTCTGTTGTTGCGGTGAAGGGCTTGGGCGGATTTCATCTCTCGGTAGATGCGACAAACCCTACGGCGGTCGAGGAATTGCGGAGGCGGAAGCGGCGGTTTGAGAAGCCGTTTGCAGTCATGGTTGCAGACACGCGCCAAGCGGAAGAGTTTTGTTTTGTCGGCGAGCAGGAGCGTGAGATTCTCGAGTCCCCGGAGCATCCCATCGTCATCCTGCGTGCAAGACAAGGATCGCGCCTTCCCGTCGCAATCGCACCGGGAAATCCACATCTCGGGATATTCCTTCCGTATACGCCGGTCCAACATCTGCTGTTTTCGGGAGGCAATTTTACGGCCCTGGTCATGACGAGCGCCAACCTGAGCGAGGAGCCGCTCTGTATTGACAATGATGAGGCTGTGGAACGATTGCGCGGCATAGCCGACTTCTTCCTTGTTCATAACCGGGACATCCTGTTGCGCTGCGACGATTCGGTGGTCCGTACTGCGGCAGGGAGCATGCAAATACTGCGCCGTTCCCGCGGGTTCGTCCCCGTGCCGCTCATTCTCGAACGCGAATGTAGTTCCGTGCTTGCCGTGGGCGGCGAGCTGAAGAATTCAATCTGCCTCATTAAAGGCAAACGTGCGTTTCTCGGACAGCATATAGGCGACCTCGAAAACCTTGCAGCCTACAAGTTCTTTGAGGAATCAATTACGCACCTCGAGGGCATTCTGGGATTGGAGCCTACAGTCATCGCGCACGACCTTCATCCAGGTTACCTCTCGACACAGTGGGCTTTGGGGCAAAAGGACGTTCCAACCGTTGCCGTCCAGCACCACCATGCGCATGCCGCCAGTTGCATGGCCGAGAATCATTTGTCAGCTCCGGTGATCGCTGTAGTTCTGGACGGAACAGGGTATGGGAGCGATGGCGCGGCCTGGGGTGGAGAGGTCATGATCGCGGATTTTGGAGGCTTCCGAAGAGTTGCTCACCTCGAATACACCGCCATGCCGGGAGGAGTCCAGGCCATACGTGAGCCGTGGCGTATGGCAGTCGCCTATCTTAGCCACGCTGGCGAAGGATGTCTGGCAGAGGGCCTCCGCCATCTCAAGGCGATCCCGTCGAGCCAGGTGGAAATCGTCCGACACATGGCGGAGCAGAGGGTTCGGTCTCCGCTTACCTCCAGTTGCGGCCGACTGTTCGATGCTGTTGCGGCCTTGATTGGCCTGCGCACAACGGTGAGTTTCGAGGCTCAGGCGGCCATCGAACTGGAGTTCTGTTGGAAGGACGGTACGGGCGACGACGAATATCATCTTCCGGTCAAAAGAGGAGAATGTCTGGAGATTGAGACAGGTCCGCTCTTCGAGCAGATCGTCGATGATCTCAAGAGAAATATTTCGCCGGAAGTCATCAGTCGGCGGTTTCACCAGGGGCTGGTCAGCTCCCTTGCGAACCTCGTTCAGGCAATCTCTCAGGAATCGGGCATCAAGACCGTATGTCTCAGTGGC
- the hypD gene encoding hydrogenase formation protein HypD, giving the protein MKYLDEYRDGGLAKRLLREIERKATRPWILMEICGGQTHTIMRYGLDELLPAGIQLVHGPGCPVCVTPASILDRAIELALRKDVILVSYGDMLRVPGTKTDLLSAKARGADVRMVYSPLDALRVARLYPERKVVFLAVGFETTAPANAMAVYQAYREGLDNFYLLASHVLVPPAIRALTASPDNRVQGFIAPGHVCTVVGCKDYEDLVQEFRVPIVVGGFEPVDLLQAIHTVVSMLEEGRAEFANEYTRSVSARGNPEAQRILGEVFEVADQSWRGLGEIPQSGLRLRSKFAAWDADKVFDLTVPISEAPSVCISAEILKGLKKPTDCSAFGTACTPESPLGAPMVSSEGACSAYYQYRRHDLVTIQ; this is encoded by the coding sequence ATGAAATATCTCGATGAATATCGTGATGGCGGATTGGCGAAGCGTCTACTGAGAGAAATTGAACGCAAGGCGACGCGGCCATGGATATTGATGGAGATCTGTGGCGGACAGACTCATACGATCATGCGGTACGGCCTCGACGAACTGCTTCCGGCGGGCATTCAGCTGGTGCATGGCCCCGGATGCCCGGTGTGCGTTACTCCTGCCAGTATTCTGGACCGCGCGATTGAGTTGGCGTTGCGCAAAGACGTGATCCTGGTCTCGTATGGAGATATGCTGCGCGTCCCGGGCACAAAGACGGACCTTCTCTCGGCTAAAGCACGTGGCGCGGACGTCCGCATGGTGTACTCGCCGCTCGATGCGCTGCGGGTCGCACGGCTCTATCCGGAGCGAAAAGTGGTCTTTCTCGCAGTAGGGTTTGAGACCACCGCTCCAGCGAATGCTATGGCCGTCTATCAGGCGTATCGGGAGGGGCTGGATAATTTCTATCTACTTGCTTCCCACGTTCTCGTTCCTCCTGCAATCCGAGCTCTGACCGCTTCTCCAGATAATCGAGTTCAGGGTTTTATTGCACCGGGACATGTTTGTACGGTCGTAGGCTGCAAGGATTATGAAGACTTGGTCCAGGAGTTCCGCGTACCGATCGTCGTAGGGGGATTTGAGCCCGTCGATTTGTTGCAGGCTATCCATACTGTGGTATCCATGTTGGAAGAGGGACGGGCTGAGTTTGCCAACGAATACACCCGTTCTGTCAGCGCCCGTGGCAATCCCGAGGCGCAGCGCATTTTGGGAGAGGTCTTTGAGGTAGCTGACCAGTCCTGGCGGGGACTGGGAGAGATCCCGCAAAGCGGTCTGCGGCTGCGCAGCAAGTTTGCCGCCTGGGACGCCGATAAAGTATTCGACCTGACAGTACCGATATCGGAAGCTCCCTCGGTTTGTATCAGCGCAGAGATACTGAAAGGGTTGAAGAAGCCGACCGATTGCTCAGCGTTCGGAACGGCATGCACTCCGGAAAGCCCTCTCGGCGCCCCGATGGTATCGTCTGAAGGCGCCTGTTCGGCCTATTACCAGTATCGCAGGCACGATTTGGTGACGATCCAATGA
- a CDS encoding nickel-dependent hydrogenase large subunit, with translation MARVVIDPVTRIEGHLRIEVEVEGNTVSDAWSSGTMFRGIEQILRGRDPREAWIWAQRICGVCTTVHALASVRAVEDALGIEVPENATLVRNIIAGTQNVQDHIIHFYHLHALDWVDVTLALKADPAKTSQLAQSISDWPKSSTSYFRGIQDRVKALVSSGQLSLFSSGYWGHPAYKLPPEVNLLAVAHYIEALDVQREFIRVQAVLGGKNPHPQSYLVGGMATAMDGNEPDAVINPERITLLNQLVANAQSFVRQVYMPDVLAIAGFYKDWFQHGQGLGNYMAYGDYTNGNIKDPAGFMFPRGIVLGRDLSTVHPLDPSHVSEYVTHSWYNYAEGDQVAKHPSQGETNPKYSGPKPPYDFLKTDEKYSWVKSPRYDDTPMEVGPLARTLIAYASGNEQVKKIVDDVLGKLSLPPSALCSTMGRIAARALEAEIMVSQLSGWVAQLDDNMAHGNLRIHNGEKWNPDTWPRSCQGFGLHEAPRGSLGHWVEIEDKKIVNYQAVVPSTWNAGPRDAKGQRGAYEAALQGTPMVDPERPLEVLRTVHSFDPCMACAVHVLEAKGNAHLSEALVF, from the coding sequence ATGGCACGTGTTGTGATTGATCCTGTAACGCGGATAGAAGGACATCTTCGCATCGAGGTTGAAGTCGAAGGCAATACTGTATCCGATGCCTGGAGTTCCGGGACCATGTTCCGCGGAATCGAACAGATCCTGCGCGGGCGCGATCCTCGTGAGGCCTGGATATGGGCGCAACGCATCTGCGGGGTCTGTACTACTGTCCATGCTCTGGCATCGGTGAGGGCTGTCGAAGATGCGTTGGGGATTGAAGTGCCGGAAAACGCAACTCTCGTCCGCAACATCATCGCCGGGACCCAGAATGTCCAGGACCATATTATTCACTTCTATCATCTCCATGCGCTTGATTGGGTTGACGTAACTCTCGCCCTGAAGGCTGATCCGGCAAAAACGTCGCAACTTGCGCAATCCATCTCCGATTGGCCAAAATCGAGCACAAGCTATTTTAGAGGTATACAGGACAGGGTAAAGGCGCTTGTTTCGAGCGGGCAGTTGAGCCTCTTCAGCAGCGGCTACTGGGGCCATCCGGCCTATAAGCTTCCGCCAGAGGTAAACCTCCTCGCGGTCGCGCACTACATCGAGGCCCTGGATGTCCAGCGTGAATTCATTCGCGTGCAAGCGGTCCTGGGCGGAAAGAATCCACACCCGCAAAGCTATCTGGTGGGCGGTATGGCAACCGCCATGGATGGGAATGAACCGGATGCAGTGATCAATCCGGAGCGCATCACTTTACTCAATCAACTGGTCGCGAATGCGCAGTCGTTCGTGCGCCAGGTGTATATGCCGGATGTTCTGGCCATCGCGGGCTTCTACAAGGACTGGTTCCAACACGGCCAGGGTCTCGGGAACTATATGGCGTATGGAGACTACACCAATGGAAACATCAAGGACCCGGCAGGCTTTATGTTTCCGCGTGGGATTGTTCTCGGGCGCGATCTTTCGACTGTGCATCCGCTCGATCCGAGCCACGTGTCGGAATATGTCACACACTCCTGGTACAACTACGCCGAAGGAGATCAGGTCGCGAAACATCCTTCCCAAGGTGAGACGAACCCGAAGTACTCGGGACCAAAACCGCCCTATGACTTCCTGAAAACGGACGAGAAGTACTCGTGGGTGAAGTCTCCAAGGTACGATGACACCCCAATGGAGGTGGGACCTCTCGCCCGGACGCTCATCGCCTATGCCTCAGGCAATGAGCAGGTAAAAAAGATTGTCGACGATGTGCTCGGGAAGCTCAGCCTCCCGCCGTCCGCCCTTTGTTCGACCATGGGACGCATCGCTGCGCGAGCTCTGGAGGCGGAGATCATGGTGAGCCAGCTCTCCGGTTGGGTGGCCCAGTTGGACGACAACATGGCACACGGAAATCTTCGCATTCATAACGGAGAAAAATGGAACCCTGACACCTGGCCGAGGTCCTGCCAAGGGTTCGGCCTTCATGAAGCTCCGCGCGGCTCGTTGGGGCATTGGGTCGAGATCGAGGACAAGAAGATCGTGAATTACCAGGCGGTCGTTCCTTCGACTTGGAACGCTGGCCCTCGTGACGCAAAGGGACAGCGCGGAGCCTACGAGGCTGCGCTCCAGGGAACGCCGATGGTTGATCCGGAAAGGCCACTGGAAGTTTTGCGGACCGTGCATTCTTTCGATCCCTGCATGGCCTGCGCCGTACATGTCCTTGAGGCCAAAGGCAACGCACACCTCAGCGAGGCCCTGGTGTTCTAG
- a CDS encoding hydrogenase small subunit yields MTDELPEIDLRSALEAHGISRRQFVKFCSTMVATLALPPRYLGAVVKALDKTTRPVLVWLEFQDCAGNSESMLRSGHPTVGDFVLELLSWEYHELIMAGAGKQAEDALERVMREHKGEYIVVVEGAIPTADDGVYCTIGGKTAHDIARRVCANAAVNIAVGACAWDGGLVRSNPNPTGAVGLQEAVPGLKNLVNLGGCPHNPANTAAVLVHYLTFRELPALDQYNRPLFAYGNIIHDQCERRAHYDAGRYVEEWGDEGSRKGWCLYKMGCKGPEATYNCPTVRWNEATSWPVKSGHGCIACASPRFWDTKSPFYDRLPKVPGFGVDVKASDIGWVATGAVGVAMVAQVVGNIVRDNIRPKHLPPEEPPSDSAGAPQA; encoded by the coding sequence ATGACAGACGAATTGCCCGAAATTGACCTGAGATCGGCGCTGGAGGCTCATGGGATCTCCCGGCGCCAGTTCGTGAAATTTTGCAGCACGATGGTGGCAACCCTGGCGCTCCCTCCTCGCTACCTTGGGGCAGTCGTAAAGGCTCTGGACAAGACCACGCGCCCGGTTCTGGTTTGGCTTGAATTTCAAGATTGCGCCGGCAATTCCGAATCCATGCTCCGATCCGGGCATCCCACGGTCGGCGATTTCGTGTTGGAGCTTCTCTCCTGGGAATACCACGAGCTCATTATGGCGGGAGCCGGCAAACAAGCCGAAGATGCGCTCGAACGGGTGATGCGCGAGCATAAGGGCGAATATATTGTCGTCGTCGAGGGAGCAATCCCGACGGCTGACGACGGGGTCTACTGCACGATTGGTGGTAAGACAGCCCACGACATTGCCAGGCGCGTCTGCGCAAATGCCGCTGTCAACATCGCGGTCGGTGCATGCGCATGGGATGGCGGCCTGGTTCGGTCGAATCCGAATCCGACCGGCGCGGTTGGATTGCAGGAGGCGGTACCCGGGCTTAAGAACCTGGTAAATCTGGGCGGCTGCCCTCACAATCCAGCCAACACCGCCGCAGTTCTAGTCCACTATCTAACCTTCCGTGAATTGCCCGCACTTGACCAGTACAACCGGCCATTGTTCGCGTACGGCAACATCATCCACGACCAATGTGAGCGTCGCGCCCATTACGATGCGGGACGGTACGTCGAAGAGTGGGGCGACGAAGGGAGCCGCAAGGGCTGGTGCCTTTACAAGATGGGATGCAAAGGGCCCGAAGCCACCTATAACTGTCCGACGGTTCGTTGGAATGAGGCAACCAGTTGGCCCGTCAAGTCTGGACACGGCTGTATCGCCTGCGCGTCGCCCCGTTTCTGGGACACGAAATCGCCTTTCTATGACCGCTTGCCGAAGGTGCCGGGCTTTGGCGTCGACGTGAAGGCATCCGACATTGGATGGGTAGCGACGGGTGCAGTGGGTGTAGCCATGGTAGCCCAGGTCGTAGGCAACATTGTGCGAGACAACATTAGACCCAAGCACCTGCCCCCGGAAGAACCACCATCTGATTCTGCCGGGGCACCGCAGGCGTGA
- the hypB gene encoding hydrogenase nickel incorporation protein HypB: protein MTVIPVEKKVLNENQRIAASLRERFEERGILCLNLISSPGSGKTTLLERTLAGFSPQERIAVLTGDLQTENDAKRLARYGFPVQQITTGGVCHLDGRMIERALERWQLDDIDLLIVENVGNLVCPSSYDLGEEAKIVLLSVTEGEDKPLKYPSIFAKSELLVLTKTDLLPHVPFNLDQAKSNARLVHPGIEILEVSCTTGEGLEGWRVWLSNRRKALLQRTCVARA, encoded by the coding sequence ATGACCGTGATTCCCGTGGAAAAGAAAGTGCTGAACGAAAATCAGCGCATCGCCGCCTCCCTGCGGGAGCGGTTTGAAGAACGCGGCATCCTATGCCTCAATCTCATCAGTTCGCCCGGCTCGGGTAAGACCACCTTGCTGGAACGGACGCTTGCGGGCTTCAGCCCGCAGGAAAGGATCGCCGTGTTGACGGGCGATTTGCAGACGGAGAACGATGCGAAGCGCCTCGCTCGCTACGGTTTTCCGGTGCAGCAGATCACGACCGGCGGCGTCTGTCACCTTGATGGCCGGATGATTGAGCGCGCCCTTGAGCGCTGGCAACTCGATGACATCGACCTGCTCATCGTCGAGAACGTCGGCAATCTGGTTTGTCCATCGAGTTATGACCTGGGAGAGGAGGCGAAGATCGTCCTGCTCAGCGTGACCGAAGGCGAAGACAAGCCCTTGAAATATCCCTCGATCTTCGCAAAATCGGAGCTTCTGGTCCTGACCAAAACCGACCTGCTGCCGCATGTTCCGTTCAACCTCGATCAGGCGAAGAGCAATGCCCGGCTTGTTCATCCTGGCATTGAAATCCTGGAGGTGTCCTGCACTACGGGAGAGGGGCTGGAAGGATGGAGAGTCTGGTTGTCGAACCGCCGCAAGGCACTGCTGCAGCGTACTTGTGTCGCGCGGGCGTAG
- a CDS encoding HypC/HybG/HupF family hydrogenase formation chaperone, with translation MGTENSLRIGRVQFGGVTQPVSLDFLPEVVLGDYVLVHVGFAISRIDAEEAELTYRALQQMGMLEGELPGGEPETAGERL, from the coding sequence GTGGGAACCGAAAACTCCCTTCGCATCGGACGCGTGCAGTTCGGCGGCGTGACCCAACCGGTCTCTCTCGACTTCCTTCCGGAGGTGGTTCTCGGCGATTACGTTTTGGTGCATGTGGGTTTCGCCATTAGTCGGATTGACGCCGAAGAGGCAGAACTGACCTATCGGGCGCTGCAACAGATGGGAATGCTCGAGGGCGAATTGCCTGGCGGTGAGCCTGAGACAGCAGGAGAGCGTTTATGA
- a CDS encoding DoxX family protein, whose protein sequence is MHLPFPLLLLGRVLFVSYFIAMGMSHLINFREHSLLLKRKGVPLPRAATLLTVVMMVGGGGFVLFDWHGWIGSALLFGIIFPAPFFLHRFWNETDSYMRLSEFAHMLKALSLAGAAILLLL, encoded by the coding sequence ATGCATCTGCCATTCCCTCTGTTGCTGCTAGGACGAGTTCTATTTGTCAGTTACTTCATCGCGATGGGAATGAGCCATCTCATCAACTTCCGCGAGCACTCCTTGTTGCTCAAACGAAAGGGAGTGCCGCTCCCGCGGGCGGCCACGCTCTTGACGGTCGTGATGATGGTTGGCGGAGGTGGTTTCGTTCTCTTCGACTGGCACGGATGGATCGGATCGGCTTTGCTCTTCGGCATCATATTCCCGGCTCCATTCTTCCTCCACCGGTTCTGGAACGAGACGGATTCTTATATGCGGCTCAGCGAGTTCGCGCACATGTTGAAGGCTCTGTCGCTTGCCGGGGCCGCGATACTGCTGCTCTTGTGA
- a CDS encoding hydrogenase maturation nickel metallochaperone HypA translates to MHEIGIANSIIEASQAEAARCAGSKLIKVGIRVGALSGVDRDALSFAFTALTQGTDLDEVGFEIEYCSRRDRCLQCGHEFESEIYSSPCPVCEAKDTALIGGNELDLAYVEVEEP, encoded by the coding sequence ATGCACGAGATCGGCATCGCCAACTCGATCATCGAAGCCAGTCAGGCTGAGGCGGCCCGGTGTGCGGGTTCGAAGCTGATCAAAGTAGGTATTCGTGTGGGCGCACTCTCAGGCGTAGACCGTGACGCGCTGAGCTTTGCCTTCACGGCCCTTACGCAGGGAACGGATCTGGATGAGGTTGGTTTTGAAATTGAGTACTGTTCGCGTCGGGATCGATGTCTTCAGTGTGGTCACGAGTTCGAGTCCGAGATCTATAGCAGTCCCTGTCCCGTCTGTGAGGCAAAAGACACCGCCCTTATCGGAGGGAACGAGTTGGATTTGGCGTACGTCGAAGTGGAGGAACCATGA
- a CDS encoding fatty acid desaturase, with protein MAPEMGAAMPPTQTVPDARPAVFHDPRLRSVEWRDLVPVHPSEVLAEPLLPAAWLAASLVMAGYGHYVLALGFSFFFFLTGLRVVHNAFHTALGMSRRSTDIVLWIMSFVMLGSMHAVQFNHLRHHKLKLGEGDVEGRSAEMPAWQALLFGPFFPVLLHVTALRHGNRKLRMTILGELLMSAVWIAMVLGFLHSSVLRYHLAAMLVGQCMTAFFAVWTVHHHCDRTHYLARTLHNRIKNRITFNMFLHIEHHLFPRVPTCHLPELSRRIDRVAPDLRSKIVF; from the coding sequence ATGGCTCCCGAGATGGGCGCGGCAATGCCGCCAACTCAAACTGTTCCCGATGCAAGGCCGGCCGTTTTTCACGACCCGAGGCTTCGGTCGGTCGAATGGCGCGACCTGGTGCCTGTGCATCCGAGCGAAGTTCTCGCGGAACCACTATTGCCCGCTGCATGGCTTGCCGCATCGCTGGTAATGGCTGGGTACGGCCATTACGTGCTGGCACTTGGTTTCTCGTTTTTCTTTTTCCTTACGGGGCTGCGAGTCGTCCACAACGCCTTTCACACCGCGCTTGGGATGTCGCGCAGGAGTACCGACATTGTCCTCTGGATCATGAGCTTTGTGATGTTGGGATCAATGCACGCGGTTCAGTTCAATCACCTGCGCCACCATAAGCTCAAGCTGGGCGAGGGGGACGTAGAAGGGCGCAGTGCGGAGATGCCGGCGTGGCAGGCGTTGCTGTTTGGACCTTTCTTTCCCGTTCTTCTGCACGTCACGGCTCTGCGACATGGGAATCGGAAACTGCGCATGACCATTCTCGGCGAACTCCTGATGAGCGCGGTCTGGATTGCGATGGTTCTCGGGTTCTTGCATAGCAGCGTACTCCGATACCACCTAGCCGCCATGCTGGTTGGCCAATGCATGACTGCTTTCTTCGCGGTGTGGACCGTCCACCACCACTGCGACCGGACACACTACCTTGCGCGAACTCTTCATAACCGAATCAAGAATCGGATCACATTCAATATGTTCCTTCACATTGAACATCACCTTTTTCCGCGCGTCCCGACCTGTCACCTCCCGGAGCTCTCGCGCCGTATCGACCGGGTCGCGCCGGATCTCAGGAGCAAGATCGTCTTTTGA